CTCGGAGACCTGCGCACTGGATATCATTGGCGCGGAGTTCCTGCGCGAGATTGAACCCGGCGAGATGGTGGTGATCACCGACAAGGGCGTCGAGAGCCATTTCCCGTTCCGCCGTCAGCCCTCCAAGTTCTGCATCTTTGAGCATGTCTATTTCTCCCGCCCTGATTCGATCCTGGGCGGGCGTTCTGTATATGAAACCCGCGAAGCCATCGGTCGCGAGCTGGCCAAGGAAAACCCGGTTGAGGCCGATCTGGTCTGCCCGGTGCCTGACAGTGGCACCCCGGCCGCCATTGGCTATTCGCTGCAATCTGGCATTCCCTATGCGATGGGGATCATCCGCAACCAGTACATGGGCCGGACCTTCATTGAGCCCACCGAGCAGATCCGCAACATGGGCGTGCGCCTGAAGCTGAACGTGAACCGTGCGTTGATTCAAGGCAAACGGGTTATTCTAGTAGACGATTCTGTTGTGCGGGGCACAACATCGCGTAAAATCAAGGAGATGATCCTTGATGCCGGGGCCAGTGAGGTGCATTTCCGCATTGCCTCGCCGCCCACTGCTTGGCCTTGTTTCTATGGTGTGGACACGCCTGAACGTGACAAGCTGTTGGCAGCAACCATGACCGAAGATGAAATGGCCAAACACCTTGCCGTGGACAGCCTGAAGTTCATCTCATTGGATGGGCTTTATCGTGCTGTCGGTCAGGATCAGGGCCGCAACAGCGCCTGTCCGCAGTATTGCGACGCCTGTTTCTCGGGCGAATATCCCGTTGTTCCCACCGATATGGTGGAACGGGGGTTTGAAATGAAACCCGCAGCAGAGTAAGAGCGCAGCCGACATCAGTTCGACTCATGAGGCGCTGATCAACGGATCGGCGCCTCATGCCGTTTTTGCGACCACCACCGCCTGCCACCGAAAGGCCGACCCTTTGGATCCACATCTCGCCCGCATGCTTGGCTCGCAGCGCCAGTGCCGCTGTTGCGGGGCGACCTTTGCCCAACTGCTGAGCCTCAGCTGTGACCGGCCCGATGTCTGCCCGGAAGATATGTTCGTGCACGACAACACCGCCATCTCCGCACAGGCAGGCGATGTGCTGACCGAGGATTTCTGCCGCCTTGGCAAACTGCGCTTCGTGCGTGCGGTTCTGGCAGTGCCTCTGGCGGATACCCGTGGTGAGGAGTTCATTCTGGGCACCTGGGCGCGGCTGAGCCAAGAGGATTTCGAG
The nucleotide sequence above comes from Phaeobacter inhibens DSM 16374. Encoded proteins:
- the purF gene encoding amidophosphoribosyltransferase, with amino-acid sequence MPPAHPFDDDKLREECGIFGVVGVQDASNFVALGLHALQHRGQEAGGIVTHDPVEGFQSARRFGYVRDNFTSQDVMSTLPGPIGIGHVRYSTAGTKGQTAIRDVQPFFGEFAMGGAAIAHNGNITNANALRKELIERGSIFQSSSDSECIIHLMARSLQRNIPERMEDALRRVEGAFSVVAMTRTKLIGVRDPLGVRPLVLGKIGDGYALSSETCALDIIGAEFLREIEPGEMVVITDKGVESHFPFRRQPSKFCIFEHVYFSRPDSILGGRSVYETREAIGRELAKENPVEADLVCPVPDSGTPAAIGYSLQSGIPYAMGIIRNQYMGRTFIEPTEQIRNMGVRLKLNVNRALIQGKRVILVDDSVVRGTTSRKIKEMILDAGASEVHFRIASPPTAWPCFYGVDTPERDKLLAATMTEDEMAKHLAVDSLKFISLDGLYRAVGQDQGRNSACPQYCDACFSGEYPVVPTDMVERGFEMKPAAE
- a CDS encoding DUF2199 domain-containing protein, whose protein sequence is MLGSQRQCRCCGATFAQLLSLSCDRPDVCPEDMFVHDNTAISAQAGDVLTEDFCRLGKLRFVRAVLAVPLADTRGEEFILGTWARLSQEDFEAYLDRFEMQETEDLGSKRAWLANAIPPDGSESVEAMLHMRPEGQYPELQISEPDHPLYNLQMVGAQLEELLGLLYAYGHDLPSLIYDA